The following coding sequences lie in one Chionomys nivalis chromosome 8, mChiNiv1.1, whole genome shotgun sequence genomic window:
- the Gcnt1 gene encoding beta-1,3-galactosyl-O-glycosyl-glycoprotein beta-1,6-N-acetylglucosaminyltransferase, producing MLRNLFRRRLLSYPAKYYFVALVLSLVTFSVLRIHQKPEFVSIRHLELAGDDANSNINCTKVLQSDPDEIQKAKLELLTLKFRKRPRWTPHDYINMTRDCASFIRMRKYIVEPLSKEETDFPIAYSIVVHHKIEMLERLLRAIYMPQNFYCIHVDKKAEEPFLAAVTGIASCLKNVFVASQLESVVYASWSRVQADLNCMKDLYSMSANWKYLINLCGMDFPIKTNLEMVRKLKSFLGENNLETEKMPPNKEERWKKRHTVVDGKLTNTGVAKAQPPLTTPLFSGSAYFVVSREYVGYVLENGDIQKFMEWAQDTYSPDEYLWATIQRIPEVPGSLPSSHKYDLSDMNAVARFVKWQYFEGDVSKGAPYPPCSGVHVRSVCIFGAGDLSWMLRKHHFFANKFDIDVDPFAIQCLDEHLRHKALETLEH from the coding sequence ATGCTGAGAAACTTGTTTCGGAGGAGACTTTTGTCTTATCCTGCAAAATACTACTTCGTGGCGCTCGTCCTCTCTTTAGTCACCTTCTCTGTCCTAAGAATTCATCAGAAGCCTGAATTTGTTAGCATCAGACACTTGGAGCTTGCTGGAGATGATGCTAATAGCAACATTAACTGCACCAAAGTTTTACAGAGTGACCCAGATGAAATCCAGAAGGCTAAGCTTGAGTTACTAACATTGAAATTCAGGAAGCGCCCACGGTGGACACCACATGACTATATAAACATGACCCGTGACTGTGCCTCTTTCATCAGGATGCGCAAATATATTGTAGAGCCCCTTAGTAAAGAGGAGACAGACTTTCCCATTGCGTATTCCATAGTGGTTCATCATAAGATTGAAATGCTTGAGAGGCTCCTGAGGGCCATCTATATGCCTCAGAATTTCTATTGCATTCACGTGGACAAAAAAGCAGAAGAGCCCTTTTTAGCCGCGGTGACGGGCATTGCGTCCTGCTTGAAGAACGTCTTTGTGGCCAGCCAGCTGGAGAGCGTCGTTTATGCATCCTGGAGTCGggttcaggctgacctcaactgcATGAAGGACCTGTATAGCATGAGTGCAAACTGGAAGTACTTGATCAACCTCTGCGGTATGGACTTCCCTATTAAAACCAACCTGGAAATGGTCAGGAAACTCAAGTCATTCCTGGGCGAAAACAACCTGGAAACCGAAAAGATGCCTCCAAACAAGGAGGAAAGGTGGAAGAAGCGACACACTGTTGTCGACGGGAAGCTGACGAACACTGGGGTGGCCAAAGCCCAGCCGCCCCTCACAACTCCTCTTTTCTCAGGCAGCGCCTACTTTGTGGTCAGTAGGGAATATGTAGGCTATGTGTTAGAAAATGGGGACATCCAAAAGTTCATGGAGTGGGCACAGGACACGTATAGCCCAGATGAGTACCTCTGGGCCACCATCCAAAGGATCCCTGAAGTCCCTGGTTCTCTCCCCTCGAGCCATAAGTATGACTTGTCCGACATGAACGCTGTCGCTAGGTTTGTCAAGTGGCAGTACTTTGAAGGTGATGTTTCCAAAGGCGCTCCTTACCCACCATGCAGCGGAGTCCATGTGCGCTCCGTGTGCATTTTCGGAGCTGGTGACTTGAGCTGGATGCTTCGCAAACACCACTTCTTCGCCAATAAGTTTGACATTGATGTTGACCCCTTTGCCATTCAGTGCTTGGATGAGCATCTGAGGCATAAAGCCCTGGAGACCTTAGAACACTAA